The Mercurialis annua linkage group LG2, ddMerAnnu1.2, whole genome shotgun sequence genome contains a region encoding:
- the LOC126666617 gene encoding probable beta-1,3-galactosyltransferase 14 gives MPSSPKKLVNLRHFQSTNNARITVLLMIASLFIGISGFIYGLTAPSAAYRCSSPSNAHPRSVRVRWDTSHAGSTAVDHVAASNNSDYRRHKVMGFVGIQTGFASFGRRNSLRKTWFPSDPLSLQRLEESTGLALRFVIGKTNDKSKMETLKSEVAEYDDFLLLDIEEQYSKLPYKTLAFFRAAYALFDAEFYVKADDDIYLRPDRLSLLLAKERSHPQTYLGCMKKGPVFTDPKLKWYEALSSLLGKEYFLHAYGPIYALSADVVAGLVALRNDSFRMFSNEDVTIGAWMLAMNVNHENNRALCEPECSPSSIAVWDIPKCSGLCNPETKLLELHQKDSCSNSPTMASDD, from the exons ATGCCATCCTCTCCGAAAAAGCTCGTAAACTTACGCCATTTCCAGTCGACCAACAATGCAAGAATAACAGTGCTGCTGATGATCGCATCCCTCTTCATCGGCATCTCCGGTTTCATCTACGGCCTCACCGCTCCCTCCGCCGCCTACCGTTGCTCCTCTCCCTCCAATGCGCACCCTCGATCCGTCCGCGTCCGATGGGACACCAGCCACGCTGGTTCTACTGCTGTAGATCATGTCGCCGCCAGTAATAATAGTGATTATAGGAGACACAAAGTGATGGGATTTGTTGGTATTCAAACTGGGTTTGCCTCTTTTGGCCGCAGAAACTCTTTGAGAAAGACTTGGTTTCCCTCTGATCCCCTTTCCCTTCAacg GTTGGAGGAATCTACGGGTTTGGCATTAAGATTTGTAATTGGTAAAACTAATGATAAATCAAAGATGGAAACACTCAAAAGTGAAGTTGCAGAATATGATGATTTCCTGCTATTAGATATCGAGGAACAGTACAGTAAGCTCCCCTACAAAAC GTTAGCATTTTTTAGAGCTGCTTATGCACTTTTTGATGCTGAATTTTATGTCAAAGCTGATGATGACATATATTTGAGACCAG ATCGCCTCTCCTTACTTTTGGCAAAAGAGCGGTCACACCCTCAAACTTACCTTGGATGCATGAAAAAAGGACCTGTTTTCACTGATCCAAAGCTCAAATG GTATGAAGCATTATCTTCTTTGCTTGGAAAAGAGTACTTTCTCCATGCTTATGGTCCAATCTATGCTCTTTCTGCTGATGTTGTTGCAGGTTTAGTTGCCCTTAGAAATGACAG CTTCCGGATGTTTAGCAACGAAGATGTTACTATTGGTGCTTGGATGCTTGCGATGAATGTTAACCATGAGAATAATCGAGCGCTATGTGAACCGGAATGTTCACCATCATCAATTGCTGTGTGGGATATTCCCAAATGTTCAG GGCTATGTAATCCAGAAACCAAATTGCTGGAGCTCCATCAGAAGGATAGCTGCTCAAATAGCCCAACAATGGCATCTGATGATTAG